From Xanthomonas citri pv. mangiferaeindicae:
GTTCGATCCGACGCTACGAGGGCCGCTACGTCCTGCGCGCTGCGGTGGTCGACGGGGCCAGCCAGACGCAGCGCGCCTGGCACATCGCATCTGCGGACCTGCGCGAGGTGGCCGCGCCCTGACCGCGGGCGCGGATGCACATCTGCTGCGTCAGCGCTTGGGCTGGAGCATGGTGCCGGTGCAGTTGGCGGCCCCGCAGCGGCAGCCCCACAGCTTCTTGAGCGCGGGCGTGTGCCGTTCGGCCAGGGTGATGCCGTAGTTGTAGGTCAGTTCCTCGCCCTGGGCGATATCGCGCAGCGCCTCGATGAAGACCTTGTCCTTGTGCCGACGGTCCTTGGCGTCTTCCTCGACCACCGCCTCGCAGTTCGGATCGCAGGAGTGGTTGATCCAGCGCGCGACGTTGCCCTCGATGTTCGCGTCGATAACGTACTCGTCGTTGAGCGTGAACAGGAACGTGTGGCCGTCTTCCTCCTGGTCGCCGTATTCGGCATCGACGTCGGCGTGGCTGCGCAAAAACCCTTTGTAGCGGATGATGCGCTCGCCCTTGGCGATCGCTTCGGTGGCAAATACACCGTTGCCGTGGATCGCCGAGCGGCGGGCCTCGATCTTCCTGGTCTTCTTCTTGGGCATCGTGCGCTCTGGGTCGATGAGGACAAGCGCCGCATTGTCGCGGACCCGCCCGCCCACCGCCACTGGCACGTGGCACTGAACGCCGGCCTGCCCGGACGTTGTGATCGATCGGCCAAAAAAGTACAATTTTGGTCCGCATTCCGCAGTCAGCTTTTTTCACCATGCTCCGGGTCACCAAGCTCACCGATTACGCCACCGTTGTCCTGACCGTGCTCGCCGCCCGGCCGGACACGGTGATGAGCGCGACCGAGCTCGCCGAGCGCGCAGGCCTGGAGACGCCGACGGTCAGCAAACTGCTCAAACCGCTGGCCCAGGCCGGGCTGGTCGAGGGTTTCCGCGGCGCCAATGGCGGCTACCGCCTGGCACGCGCCCCGTCGGCGATCAACCTGGTGCAGATCGTCGAGGCAATGGAGGGCCCGCTGGCGATGACCGAGTGCAGTCTGCACGACAGTCAATGCGGGATTTCCGACCAGTGCGGCGTGCAGGGCAACTGGCGCCGCATCAACGAGGTCGTCGCCGAGGCCCTGCGCGGCGTGACGCTGGCGCAGATGCTCGACGACGCCCCGCGCGCCCCTTCCTTTCCCACCCCTGCCGGGGCGAAGCGCATCGACGCCCGCCTCGCGCAGCCATAGACAGTAGGCAGCCGCCCCCATGGCCACCGACATCATCGAAGTCCCCGAGACCAACCGGGAGATCCACGCGCAGCTCGGCCGTCGCTACGACGCCGGCTTCGTCACCGATATCGAATCCGACAGCTTCCCGCCCGGGCTGGACGAGGACGTCGTGCGCGCGCTGTCGCGCAAGAAAGGCGAGCCTGCGTGGATGACCGACTGGCGCGTCGCCGCCTATCGCCACTGGCTGACCATGCCGGTGCCGCACTGGGCCAAGCTGCAGATCGCCCCGATCGACCTGCAGGCGGTCAGCTACTACTCCGCGCCCAAGGGGCCGAAGTACAAGTCGCTCGACGAGGTGCCCAAGGAACTGATCGATACCTACGACAAGCTCGGCGTGCCGTTGCACGAGCGCGCCAAGCTGGCCGGCGTCGCGGTCGACGCGGTGTTCGACTCGGTTTCGGTCGGCACCACGTTCCGCAAGGAGCTGGCCGAGAAGGGCGTGATCTTCTGCTCGATGTCCGAAGCCATCCAGGAACACCCCGATCTGGTACGCCAGTACCTGGGCTCCGTGGTGCCGGTCGGCGACAACTACTTCGCCGCGCTCAACTCGGCGGTGTTCTCCGACGGCAGCTTCGTGTTCATCCCCAAGGGCGTGCGCTGCCCGATGGAGCTGAGCACCTATTTCCGCATCAACGCCGGCCACACCGGCCAGTTCGAGCGCACGCTGATCGTCTGCGAGGACAAGGCCTACGTTTCGTACCTGGAAGGCTGCACCGCGCCGATGCGCGACGAGAACCAGCTGCACGCCGCGGTGGTGGAGCTGGTCGCGCTCGAGGATGCGGAGATCAAGTATTCGACGGTGCAGAACTGGTACCCCGGCGACGAGAACGGCGTGGGTGGCATCTACAACTTCGTGACCAAGCGCGCCGAGTGCCGCGGCGCCCGCAGCAAGGTGACCTGGACCCAGGTCGAGACCGGTTCGGCGATCACCTGGAAGTACCCCTCCTGCGTGCTGCTGGGCGACGACTCCTCGGGCGAGTTCCACTCCGTGGCGCTGACCCACCATCGTCAGCAGGCAGACACCGGCACCAAGATGATCCACGTCGGCAAGCGCACCAAGAGCAAGATCGTCAGCAAGGGCATCAGCGCCGGCCGCGGCCAGAACACCTACCGCGGTCTGGTCAAGGTCGGCAGTGGCGCGGAAGGCGCGCGCAACTACACCCAGTGCGACTCGCTGCTGATCGGCAAGGACTGCGGCGCACACACCTTCCCGTACATCGAGGTCCGCCACCCCGGCGCGACCGTCGAGCACGAGGCGACGACCTCCAAGATCAGCGACGACCAGTTGTTCTACTGCCGCGCGCGCGGCATCTCCGAGGAAGACGCGGTCAGCCTGATCGTCGACGGCTTCTGCAAGCAGGTTTTCCGCGAGCTGCCGATGGAGTTCGCGGTCGAGGCCAAGAAGCTGCTGGAAGTCTCGCTGGAAGGCTCGGTCGGCTGACACCAAGCGACCCTTCCCGGGCGACGGACCGGGGGATTCGGGCCTCGAGCCCGCCCCAGCCTTTCGACCCGCTTTTTCCGTACCCCCATCCCCAATGCCGAATCCCATGCTCAACATCGACAACCTCCACGCCCGCATCGGCGAACGCGACATCCTCAAGGGCCTCTCGCTCGACGTGAAGCCGGGCCAGGTGCACGCCATCATGGGCCCCAACGGCGCCGGCAAGTCCACGCTGGGCAACATCCTCTCCGGTCGCGATGGCTACGACGTCACCGCGGGTACGGTCACGTTCGAGGGGCAGGACCTGCTGGCGCTCGAGCCCGAAGAGCGCGCCGCCGCCGGCGTGTTCCTGGCGTTCCAGTACCCGGTCGAGATCCCGGGCGTGAACAACACCTACTTCCTGCGCAGCGCACTCAACGCGCAGCGCAAGGCGCGTGGCCAGGAGGAGCTCGACTCGATGCAGTTCCTGCGCCTGGTGCGCGAGAAACTCGCGGTGCTGCACCTCGACGACCGCCTGCTGCATCGCGGCGTCAACGAGGGCTTCTCGGGCGGCGAGAAGAAGCGCAACGAGATCTTCCAGCTGGCCGTGCTCGAGCCCAAGCTGGCGATTCTCGACGAGACCGATTCGGGTCTGGACATCGACGCGCTCAAGAACGTCGCCGACGGCGTCAACGCGCTGCGCTCGCCCGACCGCGCGTTCATCGTGATCACCCACTACCAGCGTCTGCTCGACTACATCCGACCCGACGTGGTGCATGTGCTGGCCGACGGCCGCATCGTGCAGAGCGGCGGTCCGGAGCTCGCGCTGCAACTCGAAGAAAAGGGCTATGCGTGGGTCAAGGACCGCGTCGCACCCGAGGCGGCGGCGTGATGAGCGCCCTGCTCGACTCCCTCGCCGCGGGCTTCGACGGCGACGCCGCGCGCCGCCCTGCACTCGATGCCGCGCTGGCGGCCGGCCTGCCCGGTCCGCGCAGCGAATCCTGGAAGTACACCTCGCTGCGCGCGCTCGAGCGCCGCGTTTTCGCCGCGCCCGGCGATACCGCGATCGACCCGACGCTGCTCGCCGGCATCCCGGCGCCGCGCCTGGTGTTCGTCAACGGCCGCCCTGCCCCCGTGCTGTCGGATCCGGGCACCGGCATCGCCGGCTTGTCGATCGGCTTCACCGAGGCCGCTGCGCTGCCGACGATCGAGGACCGGCCCGATGCAGTGTTCGCCCGGCTCAACGCCGCCCTTGCCGTCGACGGCGTTGCGATCACCGTCGACGCCGCGACCGAGGTCACCGCCCCGTTGCACCTGGTGTTCATCGGGGCGCCGGCCGACACCGACCAGGCCTGGCACCTGCGCCACCACATCGCGCTCGGCGCCGGCGCGCGGCTGACCGTGGTCGAGCACCATCTCGATGCGGGCACCCATCGCCACCTCGACAACGGCGTGTGCTCGCTGCGCCTCGCCGATCGCGCACACCTGCGCCATCTGCGGCTGCAGCGCCGCGACGCCGGCGCGACTGCGTTCCTGCGCACCGACGCCGAGCTGCAGACCGGCGCGATCTACGACCGCGTCGACGTCGAGGCCGGCGCGGCGCTGTCGCGCCACGAGCTCGACGTGCGCCTGGTCGGTGCCGATGCGCGCCTGACGGCCAACGGCGTGCTGCTGGCCGGCGGCCGCGGCCACCTGGACACGCGCCTGGGCATCCGCCACATCGCCCGCGACACCGCCTGCCGGTTGTTGTGGCGCGGGATCGGCGATGGCCGCGGCCGGGTGGTCTTCCACGGCGGCATCACCATCGATGCCGGCGCCGACGGCACCGATGCGCGGCTGTCGAACAAGAATCTGCTGCTGTCGGCGACCGCCGAGATCGATACCCAGCCGGTGCTGGTGATCCATGCCGACGAGGTCCAGGCCGCGCACGGCGCCACGGTCGGCCAGCTCGATCCCGGCGCGCTGTTCTACCTGCGCTCGCGCGGCCTGCCCGCTGGCGATGCGCAGCGTCTGCTCACCGCCGCCTTCGTGCGCGAACCGCTGGCCGCGATCGCCGACGAGACGCTGCGCACGCTGGCCGAAACCGCACTGGACGACGCGCTCGCCGCGCTCGTGCGCGCATGAGCGCCCTGCCGCCGCTCGATCCGCCGTTCGACGGCCCCAGCGTGCCCGCCGACGGTCACGGCGAAATCGACTGGGCGTCGGTACGTGCCGACTTCCCACTGCTGCTGCGGGAGGTCCACGGCAAGCCGCTGATCTACTTCGACAACGCCAACACCGGCCAGAAGCCCGCCTGCGTGATCGAGGCGGTCGACGGCCACTACCGCCGCCACAACGCCAACGTCAGCCGGGCCGTGCACCAGCTCGGCACCGAAGCGACCGAAGCCTACGAAGGCACGCGGCGCAAGCTGGCGCAGTTCCTCAACGTGCGCGCCGACGAACTGGTGCTGTGCAGCGGCACCACGTTCGCGATCAACCTGGTGGCCTACTCGTGGGCGCTGCCGCGGCTGAAGGCCGGCGACACGATCCTGGTCTCGCGCATGGAGCACCACGCCAACATCGTGCCCTGGCAGATCGTCGCCGAGCGCACCGGTGCGACCATCCGCGTGGCGGAGATCGCTGAGGACGGCACGCTCGACCTCGAGGCGCTGCGCCACGCGATGACGCCGGACGTGAAGCTGCTTGCGGTCACCCACGTCTCCAACGTGCTGGGCACCGTCACCCCGGTACGCGAGATCTGTCGCCTGGCGCGCCGGCACGGCGTGACGACCGTCGTCGACGGCTCGCAGGCAGTGCCGCACCGCCGGGTGGACATCGCCGCGATCGGTTGCGACTTCTACGCTTTCACCGGCCACAAGATGTGCGGGCCGACGGGTACCGGAGCGCTGTGGGCGCGCCGCGAGCACCTCGAGGCGATGCCCCCGTTCCTGGGCGGCGGCGAGATGATCAAGGAGGTCGCCTTCGGCGGCACGGTCTACAACGACCCGCCGCAGCGCTTCGAAGCCGGCACCCCGAACATTGCCGGCTTCGCGGGTCTGGGCGCGGCGGTCGACTACCTCGAACGACTCGGCATGGACCACATCGAACAGCGCGAAGCCGCGCTGCTCGCGCACCTGACCGAAGCGCTGGGCACGATCGACGGCCTGCGCATCCTCGGCGCCGCACCGGACAAGGCCGCGGTGGTGTCGTTCCTGGTCGAGGGCGCGCATGCGCACGACCTGGCGACGCTACTCGACCTGGAGGGCGTGGCCGTGCGCTCGGGACAGCACTGCGCGCATCCGTTGCTGCAGTTCTACGGGGTCGCGGCCACCTGCCGCGCCTCGCCGGCGTTCTACAACACCCACGACGAGATCGACGCCTTCGTCGCCGCGCTGCGCAAGGTCCGCCGGTTGTTGGGCTGACGCGCCGCGTCGCGGCGCTTCTGGTCGGCGCCACGCGCGCCGACGGCCATAATGGCCGCTCTTCCCTCGCCAGCTTCGTCACGATGCCCGCCTCTCCCGTGTTTCGCCTTGCCACTCTCGACGACGTGCCCGCGCTGGTCGCACTGGTGACGTCCGCCTACCGCGGCGACACCAGCCGTGTGGGCTGGACCACCGAAGCCGATCTGCTGAACGGCGCCCGGATCGATCCGGACGTGCTGCGCGCCGACATCGTGCGTCCCGACAGCCGCGTGGTCGTAGTCGACGGCATGGACGGCGCGCCGCAGGCCTGCGCGCATGTCGCGATCGAGGACGGCCACGGCTACTTCGGCATGTTCGCCGTCGCCCCGCAGTTGCAGCGCCGGGGCACCGGGGACGCAGTGCTGGCCGAATGCGAGCGCATCGTCCGCGACGACTGGCGCCTGCCGGGCATGCGCATGACTGTCATCGATGTGCGCGAGGCGCTGATCGCGTGGTACGAGCGCCGCGGCTATCGCCGCACGGGCCACCACAAGCCATTTCCCTATGGCGACGTCCGTTTCGGCATCCCGTTGCGCGACGATCTGCGCTTCGAAGTGCTGGAAAAGATGTTCGGAGCCGCACGATGAGCGAGACCTGGACCTTCGTCTGCGCGACCGCCGAGCTGCTGCCGGGCGAGATGCGGACTACCTTCGATGAAGTCACCGGCGTGCCGATCGTGGTGTTCAACCTCGACGGCGATCTGTACGCGCTGGAGGACCAGTGCAGCCACGAGGACTTCGCGCTGTCGGGCGGCGGCGACTTCGATCCGGGCGAAGCGACGATCGAATGTGTGCTGCACGGCGCGAAGTTCGATGTGCGCGACGGCCGCGCCCTGTGCGCGCCGGCCTACGAACCGGTCGCGAAGTTCCCGACCAAGATCGAACACGGCGCGGTCTGGACCCGCGACGACCGGGATTGACGGTCCAGCGGTCGTTGCGCTGACGCGCTGCGATAGAAGCCTCCGGCTGGTTCGCGCTTGCTGCATGTCACATATGAGAATGAATTGCGTTAAGACTTGTTTATGAAAATCATTCTCATATAATCGCTCGTCAGCTTTCTTGCTCGAGCATGCCCGGTTCGTGACGACGCGGCCTACATCGCAGTGGACGGCATCGGGCCGCATCCGGCTGGCCCTGGCGGCGTTGCTGTCGCTGGCCCTCGTCCTCGTGATCACGCCCGGCGACCTGCCGCTCGGCTCGGCCGGCCTTGGCGATACGTCCGCGCTGCCCGACCTCCCGACCACGCAGGACCCGCCACCGGAGGCGAAGTTCCGCCGTCCGCTGCCGCTGTCGGCCCGCATCGCTACGCGTGATACCGCGCCCGGCGCCGGCCTGCCGCAGCATCCTGCGATGGCGTCGACGCCGCAGGTGGCGCTGATCGACGCCATGCCGGCGTCGGCGAATCGACCGCCCCCCGACGCAGCCGACGCGCCACACGCGCTGCGTCCGGATCTGACATTGCCACCAGGTCACGCGCCTCCGCGCGCCTGACGTCCCCGCGTGGGACCGCGCACCGGCGAAGCCGGCTCACGCGCACGTCCTACCGCCTGATTCTTCCGTCTTGCGACGCCGCCGCCCGGTGGCACGCCACGCCGCACGCGCGGCCGTTTTCCGATTTCCCGACAAGGACCTCCCATGATCCCTTCGACCGCCCCGCGCCGCCGTGCGCTGGCCGCGAGCCTGCTCGCCCTGCTGTCCGCACCCGCGCTGGCCGACACCGTCCTGCCCCAGGACGACGCCCGCAACTTCGACACCATCGTCGTCACCGCCGCCGGCTTCGAGCAGAAGATCACCGACGCCCCGGCGAGCATCAGCGTGATCACCCAGGAAGACCTGACCCATCGCCCCTACATGACCCTGCTCGATGCAGTGCGCGATATCGAAGGCATCGACATCGGCGAAACGCGCGACAAGACCGGCCAGGGCACGATCTCGATGCGCGGCATGGGCGCGGACTACACGCTGATCCTGATCAACGGTCGGCGCCAGAACAACCACGGCGACATCTATCCCAACAACTTCGTCGGCAACCAGTTCAACCATATTCCGCCGCTGGATGCGATCGAGCGCATCGAAGTGATCCGCGGCCCGATGTCCACGCTCTACGGCGCCGACGCGATGGGCGGGGTGATCAACATCATCACCAAGCGCGAGCTCGACACCTGGGTCGGCTCGGTCACGCTGGGCCGCACGTTCGAGACCGACGACCAGTTCGGCGACGACACCACCGCCGACCTCTTCGTCACCGGGCCGCTGGTGCCGGGCAAGCTCAACCTGAGCGCGCGCGCCAGCTGGTACGACCGCGAGGCCTCCAATCCCGTGTACGCGCCGGTCACCGACCCCAATGGCGAGGTCCACACCCGCGCACTGGGCTTCGGCGGCGGCGGCAAGACCGTGGACAACACCAACAAGGCGGCCGGCATCACCTTGAGCTGGACACCGACCGACGCGCAGACCGTGACCCTCGACATCGATGCCTCGCGCCAGGAGTACGACAACAGCACCCGGCTCAACGACAACGGCGTCGAGGAGTATCCGGTCGGCACCGTCGACGACTACGGCGCGATGCTGCGCATCGGCAACAACGGCCGCATCGAACCGCGCGCCGGCTATCGGCCCAGCCAGGAATTCACCCGCGACACCTGGTCGATCGCGCACGAAGGACGCTGGTCGTTCGGCAACAGCCTGGTATCGCTGGGCTATGTCGAGACCCGCAACGAAGGCCGCACCCTGCCCTACACCGTGGCCGAGCGCCAAAGCCTGCAGTCGCTGTGGAACGCGGCCTGCGGCAGCCTGGGCGGCACGGTCAATGCCGCCGGCTATTGTCCGAATTCGGCTGGGGGCACCGGCTACAGCGCGACCGCCTGGAACAACCTGTCGGAGGCGCAGAAGCTCGCGGTCATGGAAGCCAATCTCGCCCCGGACCAATACGCGCAGTTGCTGGCCTACCTACCGCGCCCCGACCGCACGCTCGAGAGCAACCAGTACACGCTCGACGCCAAGCTGGACCTGCCCTTCGACTGGCATGGCGCGCACGTCGCCGTGGTCGGCGCCCAGGTCATCCGCGGCGAGCTGATCGATGGCGTGTTCGGCATGGAGCGCGGCGTTGCCGGCGCCAAGCAGAAGCACGACATGTACTCGTTGTTCGCCGAGGACACCTGGACCATCGCCGAGCCGGTGTCGATCACCGCCGGCCTGCGCTACGACGATCACAAGGTCTTCGGCAGCCACGTCAGCCCGCGTCTGTACGGCGTGTGGACGCTGAGCGAGCAGTGGACGGTCAAAGGCGGCGTGAGCACCGGCTTCAAGACGCCCAAGACCACCCAGCTCTATGACGGCATCACCGGTTTCGGCGCCCAGGGCGTCTCGCCGATGTTCGGCAATCCCGACCTGCAGCCCGAGACCAGCACCAGCACCGAACTGGCGGCCTACTGGCAGCACCCAGACGGCCACGGCTTCAACGCGACGATCTTCCACAACAAGTTCGACGACAAGATCGGGTCGGAGAACTGCGGCCCAACGCTGACGATCGCCTGCAGCGGCACCGGCGACTATGCCGATCTGGGCTATTCGAACTCGACCAAGACGGTCAACATCGACGAGGTCGTGGTCCAGGGCGCCGAACTCGCCGGCCGCTGGCGGATCAGCGATGCCTTCGGCTTCCGCGCCAACTACACCTTCACCGACAGCGAGCAGAAGAGCGGCAGCAACGCCGGCCGGCCCCTGGGCAACAGCGCCCGGCATATGGCCAACGCCACGCTCGATTGGCGCGCGACCGAGGCCTTCACGTTGTTCCTGACCGCAGAGGCCCGCTCCAAGCGCTACCGCGGCTTCGACACGGTGCTCGAGCAGGAGCTGTACTGGAAGGACTACGAGGTGCTCCACCTCGGCGCCTCGTACCGCGTCAACGAGACGGTCACCATCAACGGCCGAATCAACAACCTGCTCGATCGCGACTTCACGTCCTACCAGTACAGCTTCATCGAGGACACCGGCAGCTACACGCTGTCGGCCCAGGACGACTACAACAACAAGGACAAGGCGCGCAGCATCTGGCTGAGCGTGAACGTCAGCTTCTGATCCCTGGCGTCGGGTCCGGCCCGGCAGGCGCGCACGCGTCGTCCGGGCCTGTGTCCAGCCGGTCGCGCAGGCAGACCGCGAGCAAGGCGCCCTCGCCCTCGATCGACACCCGGCCTGAGGCTGACGCATCGCTCAGCACGGCCGTATCGCCCGCCGCCAGCGCCGCCCGCGCCGCGCCGCTGCCGCATCGCGCATGCCCGGCCAGCAGATGGACGATCCAGGTCGTCGCCGGGTCGGCGCGCCATGCCAAGGCGCCGGCCAGCGGCAGGTGCCAAAGCCGGGCCCGGTGCAGGTCGCGCCGCCACATCAGGTTGAACACCTCGACGCCGCCTGCCGGCACGCAGGCAGCCACGTCGCGTTCGCCGGCAAAGCGATGCCGGGCATACCGCGACGCCAGCGCGATGCGGCGGTCTGCGACCTGCAGGTCCAGCCGGCCGCCGCGCAGCAGCATCAGTTCGCGGTCGACACCGGGGAACGCCGAGAACGGCGCATCGCGGTCGATCCGCGCGATCGAGATCCGCCAGGGCCAGGGCGCCGCGGCGGCGTCGACCGAAGGCGCGGCCGCGGGGGCAGGCGCGCAGAACAATTCGCGCGTCCAGCCCTGGCCATTGCGCCAGCGCACCGAACGCGCGGTGGCGGCGGGAATGATCCGGACGGTTGCAGGGTCGGGCATCGCCAGAGTCTAAAGCCTGATCGAGAACACGCCCCGATCAACAAGACCCCGGCTCGAGCACACCCCCGGCCGATAAGCGGGGCCATGGCGCGCCGGCTGACGGATGGTGGCTCCGAGATGGCGCGCCGTGCAATCGGCGCGGGCCCCAAAAGAGGTCGCCCGCCACGCATCCAATGCGGGGCGGGCGACGGCTACATCCATGTAACGGCGTCCTTGCCAGATCCTGTGGAGCATCCCGCTCCTCGACCTGCACCGACGCTCCTTGCCCCGGTGCGGGCGATGGGTGGCTCAGCGCTGCTGCGCCGCGCCCTTGGCCGACGTCCCCGACGCGCGCTGGGCGGTCTGCTGCTGGCGCGCCATCGGCGACCCCAGCTCGATCCGGTCCCGGTTGTTCTCGACCGTGCGCAGACCGATGCCCTTGACCATGGCCAGTTGCTCGGCGCTGCGGAACGGCCCGTTCTCGTCCCGGTAAGCCACGATCGCCTCGGCCTTGGACGGCCCGATGTTGTGCAGCACCCGGGCGAGGGTCGTGGCATCGGCGGTGTTGACGTTGACCTTCTCGACCCCGTCTGCGCCGAAGGCCGAACCGGCCATCAACAGCGAGAGGACGAGAGCGGCGATGAGGGCTTTGAACGGCTTCATGGCGAACTCCTTGGCGATTGGGTGGATTCCTTTCCCGACTGGCAATCTGTCATCCCTGTCGGTGTTGCCAGTCTCCCCAACGCCATGGACACAGCCTATCCGCCTGTCCGCCGTCGCGAAGCAGGCCGACTCCCCAATTTCGTGTAGGAAAAGTCCTACAACGCCCGCGCGGTAGAATGGCCGCTTACGCCGCAAGTGGAGCTCGCGCCATGGATACCCGCCGCACCGACCGTTTCGTCGGCGCCAAATGGGACGACGAGATCGTCCCGCAGCTTGTCGAATACATCCGTATTCCGAACAAATCGCCGATGTTCGACGCCGACTGGGTGGCCAACGGCCACATGGAGCGCGCCGTCGAGCTGATGGCCGGTTGGGCCGGCGCCCAGGCGATCCCCGGCATGCAGTTGGAGGTGGTGCGCCTGGAAGGCCGCACGCCGCTGATCTTCATCGAGATCCCCGCCGCCAACGGCGGCAGCAACGACGATTGCGTGCTGCTGTACGGGCATCTGGACAAGCAGCCGGAGATGATCGGCTGGGATGACGACCTCGGCCCCTGGCAGCCGGTGCTGCGCGACGGCAAGCTCTACGGCCGCGGTGGCGCCGACGACGGCTACGCGATCTACGGCTCGCTGACCGCCATCCTGGCGCTGCACGAGCAGGGCCTGCCGCATGCGCGCTGCGTGGTGCTGATCGAGGCCTGCGAGGAATCGGGCAGCTACGATCTGCCCGCCTACGTCGACCACCTCGCCGACCGCATCGGCAAGCCGTCGCTGGTCGTCTGCCTGGACTCGGGCTGCGGCAACTACGACCAGCTGTGGTGCACCACGTCGCTGCGCGGCCTGGCCGGGGGCAACCTGACGGTCAAGGTGCTCGACGAGGGCGTGCACTCGGGCGACGCGTCGGGCGTGGTGCCTTCGAGCTTCCGCCTGCTGCGCCAGTTGCTGTCGCGCATCGAGGACGAGAAGACCGGCCGGATCCTGCCCGAAGGGCTGCATGCCGACATCCCGGCCGAGCGGCTCGAGCAGGCGCGCCGCGCCGCCGAGGTGCTCGATACCGCGATCTACGACAAGTTCCCGCTGACCGGCGCGCTGCGACCGATGTTCCCGGTCGATGCCGACGGCAATGTCACCGAGGACCTCGCCGAGCTCGTGCTCAACCGCACCTGGCGCCCGGCGCTGTCGGTGACCGGCGTCGACGGGCTGCCGTCGCTGCAGTCGGCCGGCAACGTGCTGCGCCCGCACACCGCGGTCAAGCTCTCGCTGCGCCTGCCGCCCACGGTCGACGGCAAACAGGCCGGTGAGCTGCTGCAGCAGGCGCTGACCCAGGATCCGCCCAACGGCGCGACAGTCACGCTGGCGCTGGAGAAGGCCGCGACCGGCTGGAACGCGCCGGCGATGTCGCCGTGGCTGTCGGAGGCGATCGAGGCGGCCAGCCAGGCGTTCTTCGGCAAGCCGGCGATGTACATGGGCGAAGGTGGCTCGATCCCGTTCATGGGCATGCTGGGCGAGAAGTTCCCCGGCGCGCAGTTCATGATCACCGGCGTGCTCGGTCCACACTCCAATGCCCACGGGCCGAACGAGTTCCTGCACATCGAGATGGGCAAGCGAGTCACTGCCTGCGTGGCCCGAGTGATTGCCGAGCATCACCACGCCAGTCAGCGCGGCGAGACCTCGGGATCGGCGGTCGCGGCCGACAGCGGCCAGCGTCACGGCGATCACGGCTGCTGCTGACCGTCCACCGGGACGATGCCGCGGCATCGTCCCGGCGGTGCGCACTGTCGCACCACCCGGCGGCGCGCTAAGGTCGGGCAACCCGGTCCGTTCCCTCCCACACGTATGCGCTTTCGTCCGCACTCGATCGCCCTGCTCGTCCTGACGCTGGCGTCGGCCGTGGCCTGCGGCCCTGCGGCC
This genomic window contains:
- a CDS encoding SET domain-containing protein-lysine N-methyltransferase — protein: MPKKKTRKIEARRSAIHGNGVFATEAIAKGERIIRYKGFLRSHADVDAEYGDQEEDGHTFLFTLNDEYVIDANIEGNVARWINHSCDPNCEAVVEEDAKDRRHKDKVFIEALRDIAQGEELTYNYGITLAERHTPALKKLWGCRCGAANCTGTMLQPKR
- a CDS encoding SUF system Fe-S cluster assembly regulator, giving the protein MLRVTKLTDYATVVLTVLAARPDTVMSATELAERAGLETPTVSKLLKPLAQAGLVEGFRGANGGYRLARAPSAINLVQIVEAMEGPLAMTECSLHDSQCGISDQCGVQGNWRRINEVVAEALRGVTLAQMLDDAPRAPSFPTPAGAKRIDARLAQP
- a CDS encoding Fe-S cluster assembly protein SufB; protein product: MATDIIEVPETNREIHAQLGRRYDAGFVTDIESDSFPPGLDEDVVRALSRKKGEPAWMTDWRVAAYRHWLTMPVPHWAKLQIAPIDLQAVSYYSAPKGPKYKSLDEVPKELIDTYDKLGVPLHERAKLAGVAVDAVFDSVSVGTTFRKELAEKGVIFCSMSEAIQEHPDLVRQYLGSVVPVGDNYFAALNSAVFSDGSFVFIPKGVRCPMELSTYFRINAGHTGQFERTLIVCEDKAYVSYLEGCTAPMRDENQLHAAVVELVALEDAEIKYSTVQNWYPGDENGVGGIYNFVTKRAECRGARSKVTWTQVETGSAITWKYPSCVLLGDDSSGEFHSVALTHHRQQADTGTKMIHVGKRTKSKIVSKGISAGRGQNTYRGLVKVGSGAEGARNYTQCDSLLIGKDCGAHTFPYIEVRHPGATVEHEATTSKISDDQLFYCRARGISEEDAVSLIVDGFCKQVFRELPMEFAVEAKKLLEVSLEGSVG
- a CDS encoding Fe-S cluster assembly ATPase SufC; translation: MLNIDNLHARIGERDILKGLSLDVKPGQVHAIMGPNGAGKSTLGNILSGRDGYDVTAGTVTFEGQDLLALEPEERAAAGVFLAFQYPVEIPGVNNTYFLRSALNAQRKARGQEELDSMQFLRLVREKLAVLHLDDRLLHRGVNEGFSGGEKKRNEIFQLAVLEPKLAILDETDSGLDIDALKNVADGVNALRSPDRAFIVITHYQRLLDYIRPDVVHVLADGRIVQSGGPELALQLEEKGYAWVKDRVAPEAAA
- a CDS encoding Fe-S cluster assembly protein SufD; this encodes MSALLDSLAAGFDGDAARRPALDAALAAGLPGPRSESWKYTSLRALERRVFAAPGDTAIDPTLLAGIPAPRLVFVNGRPAPVLSDPGTGIAGLSIGFTEAAALPTIEDRPDAVFARLNAALAVDGVAITVDAATEVTAPLHLVFIGAPADTDQAWHLRHHIALGAGARLTVVEHHLDAGTHRHLDNGVCSLRLADRAHLRHLRLQRRDAGATAFLRTDAELQTGAIYDRVDVEAGAALSRHELDVRLVGADARLTANGVLLAGGRGHLDTRLGIRHIARDTACRLLWRGIGDGRGRVVFHGGITIDAGADGTDARLSNKNLLLSATAEIDTQPVLVIHADEVQAAHGATVGQLDPGALFYLRSRGLPAGDAQRLLTAAFVREPLAAIADETLRTLAETALDDALAALVRA
- a CDS encoding cysteine sulfinate desulfinase, with amino-acid sequence MPADGHGEIDWASVRADFPLLLREVHGKPLIYFDNANTGQKPACVIEAVDGHYRRHNANVSRAVHQLGTEATEAYEGTRRKLAQFLNVRADELVLCSGTTFAINLVAYSWALPRLKAGDTILVSRMEHHANIVPWQIVAERTGATIRVAEIAEDGTLDLEALRHAMTPDVKLLAVTHVSNVLGTVTPVREICRLARRHGVTTVVDGSQAVPHRRVDIAAIGCDFYAFTGHKMCGPTGTGALWARREHLEAMPPFLGGGEMIKEVAFGGTVYNDPPQRFEAGTPNIAGFAGLGAAVDYLERLGMDHIEQREAALLAHLTEALGTIDGLRILGAAPDKAAVVSFLVEGAHAHDLATLLDLEGVAVRSGQHCAHPLLQFYGVAATCRASPAFYNTHDEIDAFVAALRKVRRLLG
- a CDS encoding GNAT family N-acetyltransferase, which gives rise to MPASPVFRLATLDDVPALVALVTSAYRGDTSRVGWTTEADLLNGARIDPDVLRADIVRPDSRVVVVDGMDGAPQACAHVAIEDGHGYFGMFAVAPQLQRRGTGDAVLAECERIVRDDWRLPGMRMTVIDVREALIAWYERRGYRRTGHHKPFPYGDVRFGIPLRDDLRFEVLEKMFGAAR
- a CDS encoding benzene 1,2-dioxygenase, coding for MSETWTFVCATAELLPGEMRTTFDEVTGVPIVVFNLDGDLYALEDQCSHEDFALSGGGDFDPGEATIECVLHGAKFDVRDGRALCAPAYEPVAKFPTKIEHGAVWTRDDRD